In a genomic window of Brucella anthropi ATCC 49188:
- a CDS encoding ABC transporter permease, which produces MIRDTSILSKLWITLVWLVTGFFVLNVLAVITAVVVSSFGTRWLGTWLPDAFTTRWYAAAWAEFQLDQVLLVTFQVVFAVVILSGILGVTAAYAMARRDFPGKKLVLLIFLLPLLVPPITFGIPLATVLYKFGVGGTFWGVVLANLVPTVPFVILVMIPFIEQIDPKVEAAARVFGAGTFKLFIHVLLPMLMPGVLAAMLLVLVRTVAMFELTFLTAGPTSQTLVVALYYSVFAAGVRSVQSIDAMAVIYMVTSLVWLLLALRFVNPTQIVARNRQPSAH; this is translated from the coding sequence ATGATCCGCGATACATCCATCCTTTCCAAGCTCTGGATCACCCTTGTCTGGCTTGTGACCGGCTTCTTCGTGCTGAATGTTCTGGCGGTTATCACGGCTGTGGTGGTTTCGAGTTTCGGCACGCGCTGGCTCGGCACATGGTTGCCCGATGCGTTTACCACACGCTGGTATGCGGCGGCCTGGGCCGAGTTCCAGCTCGATCAGGTGCTGCTGGTCACCTTTCAGGTCGTCTTTGCTGTGGTGATCCTGTCGGGCATTCTGGGCGTGACGGCGGCTTATGCCATGGCGCGCCGCGATTTTCCCGGCAAGAAGCTTGTGCTTCTGATCTTCCTGCTGCCGCTTCTGGTGCCGCCGATAACCTTCGGCATTCCGCTGGCAACCGTGCTTTACAAGTTCGGGGTGGGCGGCACGTTCTGGGGCGTCGTTCTCGCCAATCTCGTGCCGACTGTGCCCTTCGTCATTCTGGTGATGATCCCCTTCATCGAGCAGATCGACCCGAAGGTCGAGGCAGCAGCGCGCGTGTTCGGTGCGGGCACGTTCAAGCTCTTCATCCATGTGCTTCTGCCCATGCTGATGCCGGGTGTGCTCGCGGCCATGCTTCTGGTTCTGGTGCGCACGGTGGCAATGTTCGAGCTGACCTTCCTGACCGCAGGGCCGACATCGCAGACGCTCGTTGTGGCGCTCTATTATTCGGTGTTCGCTGCCGGGGTACGCTCCGTCCAGTCGATCGACGCCATGGCGGTCATTTACATGGTCACCTCTCTGGTGTGGCTGCTTCTGGCGCTGCGTTTCGTCAATCCGACGCAGATCGTTGCGCGCAACCGTCAACCGTCCGCGCATTGA
- a CDS encoding mandelate racemase/muconate lactonizing enzyme family protein: MKITAIETVQLPHLNNIVWVQVHTDDGIVGLGETFRGANAVAAYIHSDIAPLLVGQNPLEIDRISKLLLESYVGFRSSGVEIRAASAIDIALWDIFGKVTGQPIHQLLGGLSRQSIRTYNTCAGYTYNKSGARRYIGDADEAKEGPYEDQLAFHRDAGALAESLLSEGITAMKIWPFDPFAVASGGNFIHAGDLDKALAPFRQIRDAVGERMEIMVEFHSMWDLTSALAIARELKAFRPFWSEDPIKMMNPQALAVYARQSGIPVCASETMATRAQFLDVLRADASDYVMLDISWCGGLSEAKKIATMAEAFQRPIAPHDCTGPVVFAASVHLSLNAPNAIFQESVRAYYTSWYRDLVTVMPRIEKGMIYPFEGAGLGLELSDFVFSHPDVIRKKTGAE, encoded by the coding sequence ATGAAAATCACCGCTATTGAAACGGTGCAGCTTCCGCACCTCAACAACATAGTGTGGGTGCAGGTCCATACCGACGATGGCATTGTCGGCCTTGGCGAGACATTTCGCGGCGCAAATGCAGTTGCGGCTTATATCCATAGCGATATCGCGCCGCTGCTTGTCGGCCAGAACCCGCTGGAGATCGACCGCATCTCCAAACTGCTGCTGGAGTCCTATGTCGGCTTTCGCTCGTCGGGCGTGGAAATTCGGGCAGCCTCGGCAATCGACATCGCGCTCTGGGATATATTCGGCAAGGTGACTGGCCAGCCGATCCACCAGCTGCTCGGCGGCCTGTCTCGACAATCGATCCGCACCTACAATACCTGCGCGGGCTACACCTATAACAAAAGCGGCGCGCGCCGATATATCGGTGATGCCGACGAGGCGAAGGAAGGGCCCTACGAGGACCAGCTCGCATTCCATCGCGACGCAGGGGCCTTGGCTGAGAGCCTTCTGTCGGAAGGCATCACGGCCATGAAAATCTGGCCCTTCGACCCGTTCGCTGTCGCATCCGGCGGAAATTTCATCCATGCCGGCGATCTCGACAAGGCGCTGGCACCGTTTCGCCAGATACGCGATGCGGTCGGCGAGCGGATGGAAATCATGGTCGAGTTCCACTCCATGTGGGACTTGACGTCGGCTCTGGCCATTGCGCGCGAACTGAAAGCCTTCCGGCCATTCTGGTCGGAAGACCCGATCAAGATGATGAACCCGCAGGCGCTGGCCGTTTACGCACGCCAGTCCGGCATTCCGGTCTGTGCCAGCGAAACCATGGCGACGCGTGCGCAATTTCTCGATGTCCTACGCGCCGATGCCTCCGATTATGTCATGCTCGACATTTCATGGTGTGGCGGGCTTTCGGAAGCGAAGAAGATCGCCACCATGGCCGAGGCATTCCAGCGCCCCATTGCGCCGCATGACTGCACTGGTCCGGTGGTGTTCGCGGCCTCCGTCCATCTGTCGCTCAACGCGCCCAACGCGATCTTTCAGGAATCTGTGCGGGCCTATTACACCTCGTGGTATCGCGATCTGGTGACGGTGATGCCGCGCATAGAGAAGGGCATGATCTATCCGTTCGAAGGAGCGGGTCTTGGATTGGAGTTGTCTGATTTCGTATTCAGTCATCCCGATGTCATTCGGAAAAAGACGGGAGCTGAATGA
- a CDS encoding SMP-30/gluconolactonase/LRE family protein — MMGPFRCIADLRGQLMESPVWDDRRGTLFACDIYGRRIYEIDIDADRGVLREWSFTSEVASFGLTESGRLVVALSREVVLFDPETGIREPLWAGYDEPGTSRLNDGKVGPDGAFWIGSMDGRPERQAIARLYRVTWDGEASVKAEGFEISNGLAWTADGRTMFHTDSRGPWIDRYDFDPETGEISGRKRICDLDEQSGRPDGGACDAEGAYWSAGVSAGILNRFDREGNLLEKVLVPVPAPTMPCFCGPDLTLLAITSHRQLPEATLEAAPRSGGVFLAQASVAGAPLARMNGV, encoded by the coding sequence ATGATGGGACCGTTTCGCTGCATAGCCGATCTGCGCGGGCAACTGATGGAAAGTCCGGTCTGGGATGACCGCAGGGGAACACTTTTTGCCTGCGATATCTATGGGCGCCGCATATATGAAATCGACATTGACGCCGATAGAGGTGTGCTTCGTGAATGGTCCTTTACAAGCGAGGTAGCAAGCTTCGGATTGACAGAAAGCGGACGTCTCGTGGTGGCGCTTTCACGTGAGGTTGTCCTGTTTGATCCTGAAACCGGCATCCGTGAACCGCTATGGGCGGGGTACGATGAGCCGGGAACATCCCGCCTCAATGACGGCAAGGTCGGTCCTGACGGTGCGTTCTGGATCGGCAGCATGGATGGCCGTCCTGAGCGGCAAGCCATCGCGCGGCTCTACCGAGTAACATGGGACGGCGAGGCTTCTGTCAAGGCCGAGGGTTTTGAGATTTCTAATGGTCTGGCGTGGACGGCGGACGGCAGAACCATGTTCCATACGGATTCCCGCGGGCCGTGGATCGACCGTTATGACTTCGACCCGGAGACCGGTGAGATTAGTGGGCGCAAGCGCATTTGTGACCTCGATGAGCAAAGCGGCAGGCCGGATGGCGGTGCCTGCGATGCTGAGGGTGCTTATTGGAGCGCGGGTGTATCCGCTGGCATTCTGAATCGCTTCGACCGCGAGGGCAATCTGCTTGAAAAGGTTCTGGTACCGGTTCCGGCTCCAACGATGCCCTGTTTTTGCGGACCAGACCTGACACTTCTGGCCATCACCTCGCATCGCCAGTTGCCGGAAGCGACCCTGGAGGCCGCACCTCGGTCGGGTGGCGTATTTCTGGCGCAGGCTTCGGTTGCAGGAGCCCCCCTGGCCCGGATGAACGGAGTGTAA
- the araD gene encoding L-arabinonate dehydratase: MTRKTYGDLRSARWMLPDDQRSFGHRSRTMQMGYDPVDWEGRPIIAIINTWSEAQPCHMHFKDRVEWVKRGVLQAGGFPMELPALSLSENFVKPTTMLYRNLLAMETEELLRSHPVDGAVLLGGCDKTTPGLVMGAVSMGLPFIFLPAGPMLRGNYAGKYLGSGTDGFKYWDERRAGTISKEEWQGIEGGIARSYGHCMTMGTASTMTAIAEAMGLTLPGASSIPAADANHQRMSTQCGRRIVEMVWEDLTPEKIMTPAAITNAVTVAMATGCSTNAIIHLIAMARRADVPLELDDLDRIGRTTPVIANIRPSGTTYLMEDFYYAGGLRALMKQLGDKLDPSAVTVTGKPLTDGLDEAHIWNDDVIRPLSNPVYHEGSLAVLKGNLCPDGAVIKPAACDPRFHRHSGPALVADSYPDLKKIIDDPDYPMTPDTVLVLRNAGPQGGPGMPEWGMIPMPKALLKLGLRDMVRISDARMSGTSFGACVLHVAPESFIGGPLALLKTGDIVELNIPARSLNMLVSNEELAARRVAWQTPPPKYERGYGFVFSKHVEQADKGCDFDFLKTDFGRSVDEPVIY, encoded by the coding sequence ATGACCAGAAAGACCTATGGAGATCTGCGTTCGGCGCGCTGGATGCTGCCCGATGATCAACGCTCGTTCGGCCATCGTTCGCGCACCATGCAGATGGGATATGATCCGGTCGACTGGGAAGGTCGTCCGATCATCGCCATCATAAACACCTGGTCCGAGGCCCAGCCTTGCCACATGCATTTCAAGGATCGGGTGGAATGGGTCAAGCGCGGCGTCCTGCAGGCCGGCGGATTCCCGATGGAGTTGCCAGCATTGTCGCTGTCGGAAAACTTCGTGAAACCGACCACCATGCTCTATCGCAATCTGCTTGCGATGGAGACCGAGGAACTTCTGCGCTCGCATCCTGTCGATGGCGCGGTGCTTTTGGGCGGTTGTGACAAGACAACGCCGGGTCTCGTCATGGGGGCCGTCAGTATGGGACTGCCGTTCATTTTCCTGCCCGCCGGACCAATGCTGCGCGGCAATTATGCCGGTAAATATCTGGGCTCCGGCACTGATGGCTTCAAATACTGGGACGAGCGCCGCGCAGGCACCATTTCCAAGGAGGAATGGCAGGGGATTGAAGGTGGCATCGCACGGTCCTACGGCCATTGCATGACCATGGGAACCGCATCTACCATGACCGCGATTGCCGAAGCCATGGGGCTGACGCTTCCCGGTGCATCATCGATCCCGGCTGCGGATGCCAATCATCAGCGCATGTCCACGCAATGCGGTCGCCGCATTGTGGAAATGGTCTGGGAAGACCTGACGCCGGAAAAGATTATGACGCCTGCTGCAATAACCAATGCGGTCACTGTTGCGATGGCAACGGGATGTTCGACAAATGCCATCATTCATCTGATCGCGATGGCGCGCCGGGCAGACGTGCCACTGGAACTGGACGATCTGGATCGCATCGGACGCACGACGCCTGTGATCGCGAATATCAGGCCTTCCGGCACGACCTATCTGATGGAAGATTTCTACTATGCGGGAGGGTTGCGAGCGCTCATGAAGCAGCTTGGCGACAAACTCGATCCTTCGGCCGTGACCGTGACCGGCAAGCCGCTGACCGACGGTCTGGATGAGGCTCACATCTGGAACGATGACGTGATCCGCCCGCTTTCCAATCCGGTCTATCATGAAGGTTCGCTTGCGGTGCTGAAAGGCAATCTCTGCCCCGATGGCGCGGTGATAAAACCTGCTGCCTGCGACCCCCGCTTTCACCGCCATAGTGGCCCGGCGCTTGTCGCGGACAGTTACCCCGACTTGAAAAAGATCATCGACGACCCCGATTATCCCATGACGCCGGATACGGTTCTGGTGCTGCGTAATGCCGGTCCGCAGGGCGGGCCGGGAATGCCGGAATGGGGCATGATCCCCATGCCGAAAGCGCTGTTGAAACTTGGGCTGCGCGATATGGTGCGGATTTCGGATGCGCGCATGTCGGGAACCAGTTTCGGTGCCTGTGTTCTGCATGTTGCGCCGGAATCCTTCATCGGGGGACCACTCGCCCTGCTGAAGACGGGCGACATCGTCGAACTCAACATTCCAGCCCGCAGCCTCAACATGCTGGTTTCGAACGAGGAACTGGCGGCACGGCGCGTAGCATGGCAGACGCCACCACCCAAATATGAGCGCGGCTATGGCTTTGTCTTTTCCAAGCATGTTGAACAGGCCGACAAGGGCTGCGATTTCGACTTCCTGAAAACCGATTTCGGCCGTTCTGTCGACGAACCGGTCATCTATTGA
- a CDS encoding ribonuclease activity regulator RraA codes for MSDYVLSEETRAKLKTVSTASVATALYKRGLRNQFIQGVLPVARKRENMVGQAFTLRYIPAREDRNPITVFRNPDHKQRVAIETCPPGYVLVMDARKDARAATAGSILVTRLALRGAAGIVSDGGFRDVSGIGELDMPAYCSKPSAPTNLTLHEAVDINVPIACGDAAVFPGDVLVGDADGVMVIPAGLADEIATECISMETYEDFVLEEVLNGATIVGLYPCTKEETERKFENWREQNGR; via the coding sequence ATGTCAGATTATGTGCTTTCCGAGGAAACGCGGGCCAAGCTGAAGACGGTTTCGACGGCTTCCGTTGCGACGGCGCTTTACAAGCGTGGCCTGCGCAACCAGTTCATTCAGGGCGTGTTGCCGGTGGCGCGCAAGCGCGAGAACATGGTCGGTCAGGCCTTCACGCTGCGCTACATCCCGGCGCGTGAGGACCGGAATCCCATCACGGTTTTTCGTAATCCGGACCACAAGCAGCGCGTTGCGATAGAGACCTGTCCGCCCGGTTACGTGCTGGTGATGGATGCGCGCAAGGATGCGCGTGCGGCGACTGCGGGGTCTATCCTCGTGACAAGGCTTGCCTTGCGCGGCGCGGCGGGCATTGTTTCTGACGGCGGATTTCGCGATGTCAGCGGGATCGGCGAGCTTGATATGCCTGCTTATTGCTCAAAGCCATCTGCGCCGACCAATCTCACGTTGCATGAGGCGGTGGATATCAATGTGCCGATAGCCTGCGGCGATGCGGCAGTGTTTCCGGGCGATGTGCTGGTTGGCGATGCTGACGGTGTCATGGTCATTCCGGCTGGTCTTGCGGATGAAATCGCAACCGAATGTATCAGCATGGAAACTTATGAGGATTTCGTGCTGGAAGAAGTGCTGAACGGCGCTACCATTGTCGGCCTCTATCCGTGCACGAAAGAAGAGACCGAGCGCAAGTTTGAGAACTGGCGCGAACAAAATGGCCGTTAG
- a CDS encoding ABC transporter substrate-binding protein, giving the protein MRRLVSALMASAFVLAGAASASAGEIAVIVKTVNSTFWQNVQKGAEAAIKDSKDHTMTFQGPAAESAIADQVNMVENAVNRKVDAILLAPSDPDALTPAVKKAWEARIPVVIIDSQLADGSDKYYRSFLATDNRKAGEAAAKALIDKAGTTGKIAVMSYVAGAGSEIGRVGGFVDYIKANSKLEVVGPYYSQSQMATALNQTTDVLAANGDLVGIFGANEPTAIGMGRAIKQAGKSGKLTAIGFDGNQDLQEFVKDGTLNAIVVQGSYQMGEKGIETLLKVLNKEKVEKVVDTGAVVVTKDNIDQPEAKNVLY; this is encoded by the coding sequence ATGCGTAGACTGGTTTCTGCATTGATGGCTTCGGCTTTTGTACTTGCGGGAGCGGCAAGCGCTTCGGCGGGCGAAATCGCCGTTATCGTGAAGACCGTGAATTCGACTTTCTGGCAGAACGTTCAGAAGGGTGCCGAAGCTGCGATCAAGGATTCCAAGGATCACACCATGACCTTCCAGGGTCCGGCGGCTGAATCGGCCATCGCCGATCAGGTGAACATGGTGGAAAATGCCGTGAACCGCAAAGTGGATGCAATCCTTCTTGCCCCGTCCGATCCGGATGCGCTGACGCCTGCCGTGAAGAAGGCGTGGGAAGCCCGAATTCCGGTCGTCATCATCGACTCGCAGCTCGCCGATGGCAGCGACAAATACTACCGGTCGTTCCTCGCCACCGATAACCGCAAGGCCGGCGAAGCCGCAGCCAAGGCCTTGATCGACAAGGCAGGCACGACCGGCAAGATCGCCGTCATGTCCTATGTTGCGGGCGCTGGCTCGGAAATCGGTCGCGTCGGTGGCTTCGTGGATTACATCAAGGCCAATTCCAAGCTGGAAGTCGTCGGCCCTTACTATTCGCAATCGCAGATGGCGACGGCGCTCAACCAGACCACCGACGTTCTGGCGGCCAATGGCGACCTCGTCGGCATCTTCGGTGCCAATGAACCGACCGCCATCGGCATGGGCCGCGCGATCAAGCAGGCAGGCAAGTCCGGCAAGCTGACTGCCATCGGCTTCGACGGCAATCAGGACCTTCAGGAATTCGTCAAGGATGGCACGCTCAACGCCATCGTCGTTCAGGGTTCCTACCAGATGGGCGAAAAGGGCATCGAAACCCTGTTAAAGGTGCTGAACAAGGAAAAGGTCGAGAAGGTTGTCGATACGGGCGCCGTCGTCGTCACCAAGGACAATATCGACCAGCCGGAAGCCAAGAACGTGCTCTACTAA
- a CDS encoding ABC transporter permease, producing MAEITTDKPQQTVKSKGLSDRQKDIIQKFAAVGSLIILAAIFSVTSSAFMTVNNAMTIALQVTSIAFLGIGATYVIITGGIDLSVGSVLALAGVVAALAVKDLSLPIPLAMLLGILTGSLCGLINGVVITKLKLPPFIATLGMMLIARGVALQITGARAVSGLGESFGVLGNGSLFRIESIDEQGFPVVTFPGIPYPVVLMIVIAVVAALVLNRTVLGRHIYAIGSNAEAARLSGVNVARVTAFTYVVSGTLAGLTGCVLMSRLVTAQPNEGVAYELDAIASAVIGGTSLIGGVGTISGTFIGSFVIGILRNGLNMNGISAFTQQIIIGLVILVTVWIDQMRNRR from the coding sequence ATGGCCGAAATCACTACGGACAAGCCCCAGCAGACGGTAAAATCCAAGGGGCTCAGCGACCGTCAGAAGGATATCATCCAGAAATTTGCGGCTGTCGGCAGCCTTATCATTCTGGCGGCGATCTTTTCCGTCACCAGCAGTGCCTTCATGACCGTCAACAACGCGATGACCATCGCCTTGCAGGTGACGTCAATCGCGTTTCTCGGCATCGGCGCAACCTATGTCATCATAACCGGCGGCATCGATCTTTCGGTTGGCTCGGTTCTGGCGCTTGCCGGTGTTGTGGCCGCACTTGCGGTCAAGGATCTTTCGCTGCCGATCCCGCTCGCCATGCTGCTCGGCATATTGACGGGTTCGCTCTGCGGCCTCATCAACGGCGTCGTCATCACCAAGCTCAAACTGCCGCCCTTCATCGCCACACTTGGCATGATGCTGATCGCACGCGGTGTCGCGCTTCAGATCACCGGTGCGCGTGCCGTCTCCGGCCTTGGCGAATCCTTCGGCGTGCTGGGCAACGGCTCGCTATTTCGCATCGAGAGCATTGACGAACAGGGCTTTCCGGTCGTCACCTTCCCCGGCATCCCCTACCCGGTGGTGCTGATGATCGTGATCGCGGTCGTGGCCGCACTCGTGTTGAACCGCACCGTGCTTGGCCGCCACATCTATGCCATCGGATCGAATGCGGAAGCAGCGCGGCTTTCGGGCGTCAACGTCGCCCGTGTAACGGCCTTCACCTATGTCGTATCGGGAACACTGGCGGGTCTGACGGGCTGCGTTCTCATGTCCCGCCTCGTGACCGCACAGCCCAATGAAGGTGTCGCCTATGAGCTCGACGCCATTGCGAGCGCGGTCATCGGCGGCACTTCGCTCATCGGCGGTGTGGGTACGATTTCGGGCACGTTCATCGGCTCGTTCGTCATCGGAATCCTGCGGAACGGCCTCAACATGAATGGCATTTCCGCTTTCACACAGCAGATCATCATCGGCCTCGTCATTCTGGTCACCGTATGGATCGACCAGATGCGCAACCGCCGATGA
- a CDS encoding sugar ABC transporter ATP-binding protein yields MGGLPSATARADTAPILLKLDSVSKEFPGVKALSNVSFELRAGEVHAVCGENGAGKSTLMKIVSGVYQPDGGTIHYRDQTVRFASTLESEAAGIAIIHQELNLVPHLSVAENIYLAREPKRGFFVDRRKLKQDAQHCLDRLGVKIDPSAQVLNLSVAQCQMVEIAKALSLNASVLIMDEPTSSLTEQEAQLLFKVIRELKAQGTGIVYISHRLDEMAEIVDRVTILRDGRYVWTKDFDAVTVDEIVAGMVGRSLDEKFPEPTRKLTEEVIFSVSGLTRSGLFENIGFELRRGEILGFAGLMGAGRTEVARAIFGADPHDAGTIVLEGETLSISSPRDAIEAGIAYLSEDRKAQGLAVKMPVDANLTLANMEAVSSSYGVIDFERQRQASQRYVDLLNIKTPGLAQPVRLLSGGNQQKIIIGKWLFREPRIMFFDEPTRGIDVGAKFAIYQIMDELAARGIGIVLISSELPEILGLSDRVAVFHEGRITAVLNTAATSQEEIMTYASGRGRQDK; encoded by the coding sequence ATGGGAGGATTGCCGTCAGCGACTGCGCGCGCCGATACCGCGCCTATCTTGCTCAAGCTGGATTCCGTTTCCAAAGAATTTCCAGGCGTCAAAGCCCTGTCGAATGTCAGCTTCGAATTGCGGGCGGGCGAGGTTCATGCCGTCTGCGGCGAGAATGGTGCGGGCAAGTCTACCCTAATGAAGATCGTCAGTGGCGTCTATCAGCCGGATGGCGGAACGATCCATTATCGCGACCAGACTGTCCGCTTTGCTTCCACGCTTGAATCGGAAGCGGCGGGCATCGCCATCATCCATCAGGAACTGAACCTCGTTCCGCATCTGAGCGTTGCCGAAAACATCTATCTCGCTCGCGAGCCGAAACGCGGTTTCTTCGTCGACCGCCGCAAGCTGAAGCAGGACGCGCAGCACTGCCTCGATCGGCTTGGCGTCAAGATCGACCCGTCTGCACAGGTGCTGAACCTGTCCGTCGCCCAATGCCAGATGGTCGAAATCGCCAAGGCCCTCTCGCTCAATGCCTCCGTCCTCATCATGGACGAACCGACCTCCTCGCTGACCGAGCAGGAAGCGCAGCTTCTGTTCAAGGTCATCCGCGAACTGAAAGCGCAAGGCACCGGCATCGTCTATATTTCGCACCGTCTCGATGAAATGGCGGAGATCGTCGACCGCGTCACCATCCTGCGCGACGGACGCTATGTCTGGACCAAGGACTTTGACGCTGTCACCGTCGATGAAATCGTGGCCGGGATGGTCGGGCGCTCGCTTGATGAAAAGTTTCCGGAACCGACCCGAAAGCTGACGGAGGAAGTGATTTTCTCCGTCAGCGGACTGACGCGAAGCGGCCTCTTCGAGAATATCGGCTTTGAACTCCGGCGCGGAGAAATCCTCGGCTTTGCCGGACTGATGGGCGCAGGGCGCACGGAAGTAGCGCGGGCGATTTTCGGCGCCGATCCGCACGATGCCGGAACGATTGTGCTTGAAGGTGAGACGCTTTCCATCTCCAGCCCGCGCGACGCCATCGAGGCAGGCATTGCCTATCTGTCTGAAGACCGCAAGGCGCAAGGACTGGCGGTCAAGATGCCGGTCGACGCCAATCTCACACTCGCCAATATGGAAGCGGTCAGCAGCTCATATGGCGTGATCGATTTCGAGCGACAGCGGCAGGCGAGCCAGCGTTATGTCGATCTTCTCAATATCAAGACGCCGGGGCTGGCCCAGCCCGTTCGACTGCTTTCGGGCGGCAATCAGCAGAAGATCATCATCGGCAAATGGCTGTTCCGCGAACCGCGTATCATGTTCTTCGATGAACCGACGCGAGGCATCGATGTCGGTGCAAAGTTCGCGATCTACCAGATCATGGACGAACTGGCCGCAAGGGGCATCGGCATTGTGCTGATCAGCTCGGAGCTACCGGAAATTCTGGGGCTTTCGGACCGTGTGGCGGTCTTTCACGAGGGGCGCATCACCGCCGTCTTGAACACGGCCGCGACATCGCAGGAAGAAATCATGACCTATGCCTCCGGTCGGGGCCGGCAGGACAAATGA
- a CDS encoding hemolysin family protein codes for MYFEIITVVLLTILNGVLAMSELAVVSSRPARLRVMADKGSRGARMAIELADNPGRFLSTVQIGITLVGILSGAFSGATLGARLSGWLLGQGLSPALADAVGVGSVVVVITYLSLIVGELVPKQIALREPEAVASRVAPTMTLLSKMAAPLVWLLDTSGRLVLRLLGQSGKSSDGVTDEEIKSVLAEAHSAGVIETEESRMIAGVMRLADRTARGLMTPRMDVEMVDVDDSFDEIRLQLHNTSRSRLPVRGEDSDEVIGVLQVRDFFNQLSSRGSVNLREIVRDVPVVSDFSDALDVVEAIRGTPTHMVLVYDEYGHFEGVITAGDVMEAIIGAMQEDHIEEKAIVRRADGSYLVSGWMPIDEFSEFLRFPIDDDAEYNTVAGLALEELKHLPDVGETFVKNGWVFEIVDLDGRRIDKLLLTAEEQSTE; via the coding sequence TTGTACTTTGAAATAATTACGGTCGTGCTGTTGACGATCCTCAATGGTGTTCTCGCCATGTCGGAACTCGCAGTGGTTTCCTCCCGCCCAGCGCGACTAAGGGTAATGGCCGACAAGGGCAGCCGCGGCGCCCGCATGGCCATCGAGCTTGCCGATAATCCCGGCCGTTTCCTGTCCACCGTCCAGATCGGCATCACGCTGGTCGGCATTCTGTCGGGTGCATTTTCCGGCGCGACGCTGGGTGCCCGTTTGTCGGGCTGGCTTCTTGGGCAAGGCTTGTCGCCAGCCCTTGCCGATGCTGTTGGCGTCGGCTCGGTGGTCGTGGTCATCACCTATCTGTCGCTGATTGTCGGCGAACTCGTGCCAAAGCAGATCGCACTGCGTGAGCCGGAAGCGGTTGCAAGCCGTGTAGCGCCGACCATGACATTGCTGTCCAAGATGGCTGCACCTCTGGTCTGGCTTCTCGATACATCGGGCCGTCTGGTCTTGAGACTGCTTGGCCAGTCGGGCAAGTCGAGCGACGGCGTGACCGACGAAGAGATCAAGTCTGTTCTGGCCGAAGCGCATAGCGCGGGCGTGATCGAGACGGAGGAATCCCGCATGATTGCAGGCGTTATGCGCCTTGCGGACCGGACGGCACGCGGGCTGATGACGCCGCGCATGGATGTCGAAATGGTCGATGTGGATGATAGTTTCGATGAAATTCGCCTGCAACTGCACAATACGAGCCGTTCGCGGCTTCCTGTGCGCGGCGAAGATTCCGATGAAGTGATCGGCGTCTTACAGGTGCGCGACTTCTTCAATCAGCTGTCCTCCAGGGGCAGTGTCAATCTGCGCGAGATCGTCCGTGATGTTCCGGTCGTGTCGGACTTTTCCGATGCGCTCGACGTGGTGGAAGCCATTCGCGGCACGCCAACGCATATGGTGCTCGTCTATGACGAGTATGGTCATTTTGAAGGTGTGATTACTGCGGGCGATGTGATGGAAGCGATCATCGGCGCCATGCAGGAGGACCATATCGAGGAAAAGGCTATCGTGCGCCGGGCGGATGGTTCTTATCTCGTCTCGGGCTGGATGCCGATTGACGAGTTCTCGGAGTTTTTGCGTTTCCCGATTGACGACGATGCGGAATACAACACCGTTGCCGGGCTGGCGCTTGAGGAACTGAAGCATCTGCCGGATGTGGGTGAAACTTTCGTCAAGAACGGATGGGTGTTCGAAATCGTTGACCTTGACGGACGCCGCATCGACAAGCTGCTGCTGACGGCGGAAGAACAGTCGACAGAGTAG